The stretch of DNA TCAGTTCGTGGCGTTGGGCTTTCGGTGTGCTGGTGATTCTGACCGCGGCAATGGCAGCACTGGTGCCGATCGCGCTACCGGCGCGAGACGAGGCCGACGTGCAGGGGTTGCGCATCCCGATTCCCATTTGGTCACTGCTTCTTCTGGGTGCCGCGGCGCTTTCCGTGAGCGTGGCGGGGATCCCGCACGACTGGCGCGCGACGGCCCTGCTGCTGGCCCTCGGCGCCGTACTTGTCGTCGTGTTCCTCTACGTCGATCGGCGCCTGCCCGCGGCGGTGCTGCCGCCGAGCGCATTCGGCCCCGGCCCGTTGAAGTGGATCTACCTGACGCTCGGGTTGTTGATGGCGGCGACGATGGCCGATATGTATGTGCCGCTCTTCGGTCAACGCCTGGCGCACCTGACACCCGTCGCCGCCGGATTCCTTGGCGCTGGGCTCGCCATCGGCTGGACAGTCGGCGAAATCGGTAGCGCGTCCCTGCGTAGTGAGCGGGTGATCAGGTGGACGGTCGCCGTCGCGCCACTGGTGATGGCGACCGGGCTTGCGCTGGCCGCGGTGACGCAATACGAGCAAGCGTCGTTCGGGCTTGTGGCGGTGTGGGCGGTGGCACTACTGATCACAGGCGTCGGGGTCGGCATCGCGTGGCCTCATCTTTCGGCGTGGGCCATGAGTCGTGTCGACGATCCCGCCGAAGGACCGGCTGCGGCCGCAGCCATCAACACCGTGCAGTTGATCTGCGGCGCCTTCGGCGCCGGCCTGGCTGGGATAATGGTCAACCTGACCGAAGCCGGCGACGCTACGCCGGCGCGCTGGTTGTTCTCGGCGTTCGCCGCGCTGGCCGCACTCGGTGTGCTCGCGTCGACAAGAAGCGGACGGACTCAGAGCACCGGAAGCAGACGGCGCAGGATCGTGGCCGAGGACTCCGCGGCCTGATCGACGAACGCGGTGAAATCGAACAACGCGTCGCCGCCTGCAAGGTCGGACAGCGCCCGGATCACGAGCCAGGGGATGCCGAACGCCTCGCACACCTGCGCGACTGCACCGCCTTCCATTTCGATCGCCTGCCCGCCAAGTTGGCTGCGCAGTCGATCGCGGGTGGCCTCGCAGTTCAGGTATTGATCGCCGGATAGCACTGTGCCATAGACGATTTGGCCCGGAGTCGAGACACCCACCAACCGCTGCTTGACCCGGTCCAGCAGTTCGGCGTCGACCGGGTAGCCGAGGCGATCGGTCGGGTTGATGACGGGTACGTGGCCGGGCTGATACGTCTGAACCCGCTCGTTCTCCACCATGCCCGCGTCGTGCTGGATCAAGAAGTCGGCGACGACGATGTCGCCGATGGTCAGCCGCGGATTCAGCCCGCCAGCCACGCCGGTGAAAACGATTGTGCGGCAGCCGAATCGGTCTGCCAACAGCGTCGTGACGAGTGCGGCGTTAACCTTGCCCATGCCTGAGCCGGCCAGCACGACCTCATGTCCGTCGATCGTGCCCGTATCGAAGACGGTATGCGCGGCGTGCGTGCTACGAGGGTCGGCCAGGACGGTGCGAAGGTGTGCGAGTTCCTGCGGGATCGCGCAGATCAATCCGATGGTCACACCAGGTATTAAAGGGCATGGCACAACTAGTCGGCTTCGTCGTCCAGCTGGCGGATCGCGGTCACGCCGTCGATACCCGCCAGCACCGTCGGCGCGGCGAGAATGCCTCGGCCCGACAGTGTCAGCAAGACGCCTGCGCTGTCCGCAGTGACGCGCTCTCCTGCGGCGTCGGCGGCGAGGTCGGTGAGCTGCCAGTCGTGCCGGTCGCAGGCTTGCAGTAACCGGCTCATCACGCCGCGGCCCTCGTCATAGGTGACGTGCATGGTGATCGATCCCGCTAACCGGGCGCTCAGTCGCTTCGCCAGCGGCATGAAGCCGACGATGATGAGGAAGTGCATCGCGGTGACCGTGACCGCCAGCAGCAGCAGTCCGGCGCCGGCCGCCATGCCGATGGCCGCAGACTCCCACACGGCGGCGGCAGTCGTCAGGCCATGAACTGAGCCGCGGCGGAAGATGATGATGCCGGCTCCGAGAAAGCCGATGCCGGAGACGATTTGGGCCGCGACGCGCGACGGGTCGACGACGACGAGACCGTCCTGCAGCACGTCAGCGAAGCCGTACTTGCTGACGAGCAGGATCAGGGCGGCGGCGGTGCCGACGATGGTCTGTGTGCGGACGCCGGCGCTTTTGCCCTGGATCTCACGCTCGAGGCCGATCAACGACGTCAGACCGAACGCGACGAAAAGCTCGACGAGCTGGCGCGTGCCCTGCCCAGGGCCGCCGAAGAACGGCGGATCGGCGAGCCACACCTGCATGGGAAACAAATTAACCCCGCGCAGATCGACCGATGACTTCCGGCGCGCCGGGGAGTCGATATTTGCAAGGCCTATTCGATAGGAGATCCACTATGCCAACAACTCCCGCCGGCTATCCCGACGTCACCACCCGCGAAGACTGGCTCGCCGCCCGCAGAAAGCTGCTGGCCCGCGAACGCGAGGTCACCCACCTGCGCGACACCGTCAACGCGGAGCGTCGCCGGCTGCCGATGGTGAAGGTCGACAAGGACTATGTGTTCGAGGGTCCGGACGGTGAACTGCGTCTGATCGACATGTTCGAGGGGCGCCCGCAGTTGTATATCCACCACTTCATGTGGATAGACGCGATCGACAGGGGCTGCCCGAGTTGCACGATGGCCGCGGACCTCACGTTCACCGAACGGGATCGCGCACTGCTGAATGCGAAGGGTGTGACGTTCGCGGCGGTGTCGCGGGCGCCGTACGCGAGCATCGCGCGCTACCAGGCCGAGCACGGCTGGACGTTTCCGTGGTACTCGTCGCGCGACAACGACTTCACCTACGACTACCACGTCACCCTCGACCCCGCGCGGGCCCCGATCGAGTACAACTACAAATCCGTCGATGAGTTGCACGCCGACGGATTGACCGACGACGTGCTGCGTGGCGACTGGCCCGGCGCCAGTGTCTTTCTGCGGCGCGGTGACGAGGTGTTCCACACATATTCGGCGTTCGCGCGCGGCCTCGACCACTCGGCGCCGGGATATCCCTTCCTCGACCTGACGCCCTATGGGCGCCAGGAAAAGTGGGAAGACTCGCCTGCCGGGTGGCCGCAGGGGGCTGACGCTGTCGGCGTTCCGATGGACGAGTAGCGATCACCGCGATCCAAACGCTGTGCCGATGCCTGGCCACCTGGCAAAGTCACGTCCAGTGCGGGTGTGGCTGAGTGGCTAGGCGCCGGCCTGCAAAGCCGTCTACACGGGTTCGAATCCCGTCACTCGCTCGTACACGATACGTAATAGTCGTGCGCGGATGCCGCGGCTTCCCTCATGTACGAATACGAAATGACGCACCTGCCGCAGGGCGCCTCGCCGCAGACCAGTTGGTATGCGGACTGGGTCAGCGGTCGCGACGTATTCGACTTGCCGCGCGAAGAATCGCCCATCGAGATGCGGTGGCTCGTGTATCAGTCCTCGTAGTTGCGGGGCCCCCTTTAACATCGGTGCGTGGCCAAACTGGAGCTGTCCCGCGAGCTGTCGCAGACCCCCGAGGATGCGTGGGCGCATGCCTCCAACCTCGCCGAGCTCGGTGACTGGCTGGTGATGCACCAGGGCTGGCGGGGTGAGGTGCCGGCCGAACTGACACCGGGTGCGACGCTCGTCGGCGTCGCAGGCGCCAAGGGACTACGCAATCGGGTGGCGTGGACCGTGCGGGAGGTTGAGCCGCCCCGGCTGCTGGAGCTGACCGGCGATGGCGTTGGCGGCACCAAGTACGCGCTGCGAATGACGGTGTCGCCGACGTCGAAGGGATGCGCGTTCACGTTCCAACTCGAACTGGGTGGCAGGCCCTTGTTCGGACCCATCGGGGCGGCCGCGGCCCGAGCCGTCAAGGGCGACATCGAACGATCGATCCGGCGGTTCGAACAACTCTACGGCTGACGCAATGGGTGTTGAGCGTTAGCCGACCGGGTCGGCGAGCTCGGGATGCGATTCGATCAGCGCCAACTCCTGCGACACATCAAGGGTCCGAGTCAGCAGTACATAGACCAGACCGGACACCAATAGACCGACGATGAACGCGATGTCGGCGTCGCCCATCGCCGCGGCCACCGGCCCGACGAAGTAGGGCAGCACAACGAAGGGGATCTCGGCGGCGATGCCGGCCACAAACGCCGTGATGCCCCGCCACGACCATGCGCCGTAGATTCCGTCGGGCGTGAACAGGTCGGCGATCGCGTAGTGACCGCGACGGACGAAGAAGTAGTCGGTCAGGTTCACCGCCGTCCACGGCACCAGCAGATAGAGCATGATCAGCAGGGTCGTGTTCAGCGCGGTCGTCGCGTTCGTCAGCAGCAGGCTCATCACGAACCAGGCCACCGCCAGCACGACGATCGTCACCACCCTCAGCCGTCGCGTCGGCTGAACAGGTCGCAGCGAGTCCAAAGCCGTTACCACAGTGAGCATTCCGCTGTAAGCGTTCAAGCCCATCGTGGCCACCAATACCAAGGTCGACACGATCGCCAATCCGCCGCCGAGGTAGGAGACGGCAGCATTGCCCGTCTCGTTGATGCCCGCGAGCGCGTCGCTGGCACCGAGATAGGTCGCCATCCACGCGCCGATCGGGATCAACCACGCGGGGGAGCCGGCCGCCCCGACGAACACCGAGGCGATGATCGACGACGGCTTCGTCTCGCGCGGCAGGTAGCGGCTGTAGTCCGAAACGTATGGCGCGTAGGTGATGTTGTAGGACGCCGCAACACCGAATTGCGCCAGGAACCCGACCCACGAAAAACCGCCTGGCGCGGCCGGGCCGCCGGTCACTCCGCCGAACACCACGCTGGCGGTCAGAATCACCCAGAGCGGCAACGAGATCCAAAACAGAACCCGGAACGACTTGTGTAGCAGGTCGTGTCCGAAGATGGCCAGCAGCGCCGCGATCACGGTGATCGCCGCGGCCACCACAACGGGATTCCAGCCGAAGATCGACTGCAGACCGGACTTGATGATCACGACGTCGACGACGTTGAAGCCGACGAACGTGAACAACGTGCCGATCAACGGCAACAGCACACCGCGAAAACCGAACTGGGCGCGCGATTGGATCATCTGCGGCAGCCCGAGGACCGGTCCTTGTGTGGCGTGGAACGCCATGAACAGCGTGCCGAACGCGATGCCCGCTATGCCGGCGACGATGCTCCACCACAGCGACAGTCCAAGGCTTGGCCCGACGAACCCGAGCGCAAGCGTGAACGGCTGAAAGTTCCCGACGAACCAGAACGGCCCTTGATGGCCGACCTTGCCATGACGTTCGTCGTCGGGATCATAGTCGATGGAGCGCGTTTCGATCCTGGTGACAGCGGGCGATTCCACGCGTCACACCTTGCGCCCCGTCCCGATGCGACACCATGGTGAAAATGTCCAACGAGCCAAGACCGCTTGGACAAACTGTCCTGAGCCTGCACCGCCAGTCCCGTACCGTTGCACCATGGTCAGGATCGCGTGCTGTCAGATCGACCCGACGATCGGCGAATTGGCGGCCAACACCGAATTGATCGAGACGAATATCCGCCGAGCGGTCGAGGCCGGCGCCGACGTGATCGTGCTGCCCGAGCTCGCCACGTCCGGATACATGTTCGCCGACGCGGATGAAGCGCGGGCGGTGGCGCTCACGGCCGCTGCCCCGACATTCACCAAATGGTCTGCTGCCGCGGGGGATTCGATTGTCGTCGGTGGCTTCTGTGAAGTGGGCGATGACGAACGGCTGTACAACAGCGCGGTCATGCTCGACGCCGACGGCGTGATCGCCACCTATCGCAAGACGCACCTGTGGGACCGCGAGAAGCTGATCTTCACCCCGGGCGGTGCCCTGCCTTCAGTGGTCGAGACCAAGCACGGCGTGATCGCCGTGATGGTCTGCTACGACCTGGAGTTCGCCGAACTCACTCGCCCCGTCGCTGTGCACGGCGCTGAGCTGATCGCCGCCCCGGTGAACTGGCCACTGTTCCCCCGACCAGAGGGCGAGCACCCGGGAGAAGTCATCACCGCGATGTCGACGGCACGGACCAACAAGATCGCGGTCGCGGTGTGCGACCGCGCTGGCGTCGAGCGTGGCCAGCAATGGACCGAAGGCACGGCGATCGTCGATCCGAACGGATGGGTGGTCGCCTCCGCCGGTCCCGGCACCGCGATGGCCCTCGCCGACATCGACCTTGCCCTCACACACGACAAGACCCTGACCGAGCACGTCCACCTGTTCGACGACCGGCGCATCGACCTGTACTAACGCATCAGCGCGTCGAAGATCTCGCGATAGTGCAAGTGCGCCATGAAGTGCCCGCCGTCGCGAATGTTCAAGGTGGCATTGGGGATTCGCGCAGCGAGGCGGTGCGGCCAGCTTTCGTTGACGAGCTCGTCGCGCGTCCCCGCCCATACGTCGACCGGTACCGTCAGCTCCTCCGGAGCAAAACCCCTTGGGCGCATCCACGCCCGGTACTCCTCGACGGCGCCAGCCGGTTGGCGTACTGCCTGGCAGGTCATGCGGGCGAACGCCGCGAACCCGTCCTCGCGGAGCACCGAACCGTCTGCGGGCCCCAGTTCGCGCGCGGCCAGCCGCCCGTACCACGTCGGCGCCGCGCCAGCCGCAAGTCGCATGATTCGAAACCACTGCGCCGCGAGCCACGGCACGCGCTGAGCCGCGCGGCTGAGCAGCCGGTCCATCGTGGGCAGTTCGTCGAAAATCCCTGGCTCGGTCAGCGGCCGCGCGCCTGCGATGATCGCGACCCGCGTCACCCGGTGCGGCAGCGCATGACCCACTGCCGCCGCGTACTGCCCACCCATCGACCAGCCCATCACCGCGAACCGGTCGACATCGATCAGGTCGAGCAACCCCGCGACATCACGCGCCCAGTCGTCGATGGTGCGGCCGGGGTGTGGATCTGACCGACCGACACCTGGCCGGTCGGGAGAGATCAGGCGGACACCCGCGGCCGCCGCAGCAGCGTCCGCGGCAGCCACGTCGAGGCGGCAGGCCAGACCACCGTGAGCATTGACGATCGGAAAGCCCCCGGGATTGCCGTACTGCGCGTAGCTCACCGATCGTCCGTCCATTAGCCGGACGATGCGATCGACCGCGAGCTGCATCGAGTCGATCATGTCTCAATGGGCAACCAGCCCGGCGGCGAACCGCAGATCTGCCACCAGCCCGTCGAACGCCTTCGCCCGGTCCTCCGGTGGTCCGCGCAACACAGACGACGGATGAACCGTGACGGTCACCAGGGGGTCGAAGTCAAGGTCGGCCATCTCATTGGTGGGAAGAAGGTGCAGCGCCTCGCCGCGATGCGTTGTCAACCGAAAGTCGTTACCCATCAACGACTTTGCCGCGGTGGCACCGAGTAGCACCAAAACGTCGGGCTCAACCGACATCATCTCCGCGAACAGCCATGGCCGGCACGCCACCACTTCCGTTCGACTGGGGGTCTTGTGGATGCGGCGCTTACCGCGTTCGGGCAGCGTGAACTTGAAGTGCTTCACCGCGTTGGTGACGTACAACCGGTCGCGCTCGACGCCAGCCTCGATCAGCGCCTTGTCGAGCAACTTGCCCGCAGGCCCGACGAACGGAGCGCCCGCCTTGTCCTCCTGATCGCCCGGTTGTTCACCGACGAGCATCATGGCGGCATCTTTCGCGCCCGCACCGAATACCGTCTGGCTGGCGTCCAGGTACAGATCGCATCCCTTGCATCCGTGCGCGGCCTCGGTCAGCGTGTCGAGGTCATGGGTGTCGGGCACGAAGTCGGCGGCGCTCACCGCCTTCGGTTACCCCTTATCGCGTCGACTTCACCACCTGCGCGAAGCTGAACTGCCAGCGCTCGACGATGTGAAAGCCCATGTGTTGCGGCACCTGGTACGCCGGGGCCCGCTTGAGTCGTGGCCCTGGATCCAACGCCTGGCCGCTCTGGTGATCCGGCACAGTGGTGTCCCGTTCCGACACCGTCCACAGCACCCTGCAGTGCTGAACGCGGTCGGCGACGCCCCAGATAGCGAGGTGCTGGTCCCACAGCCAGTTGCGTTGCGCGGCGCGCAAGCCGCGGCCGGGATCGACGAGCTTTGCGTAGGCGGAGGGCCGGGCCGCCGTGAGCGGCCTGATCGGGCCCGGCTTCCATGTGGTCGTGTTGTCGAGGATCAGGCAGTCGCCTGCCGACGCGTGCGCGGTGATCACGTCGGCGACCTGGCTGAAGTCCATGCCCTCCTTGGCATACGGACCGCGTTGCTCGAGGAGGTAGTTCGGGGTGGCCGCGAGCGCAAACGCGGCCACCACCGCGGTGACGCGTTCGCGGGTGCGGACCAACTCCGCGATGCAGACCGCCAGCAGCAGCGCCATGCCGGGCGAGGTGTAGCAGAGGTAGCGCGGGTAGTAAATCGGTTGCTGCACCACCGAATACAGCAGCAAGACGACGGTCGGCAGCACGATCCACGCCACGGCAATGCCTGCGAGCTGGCGGTCGCCGGTTTGCCACGGCCGCCGCAGCAGCAACGGGGCCGCGAGCACCGCCCCGGCCAACAGCGCGAACCCGACACTGTGGTCGAAGTACTGCTCCTGCACGATCTCGACGAATGTCCCCAAATGAATCGGCGAAATCCATCTGACCTGCGCGATCTGGGTACGACAGAACATCAGGAACGGGCCGACCAACAGCGCGGCGACCGTCGCCGCCGCGGCCCACCGCAGTATCGCCGCCCGGTTCTTGGCCACCACCGCCACTACAACGCCGTGCACCAAGACCATCAGCACCACGAACACGTTCAGCACCGTCGACACCACCAACGCCAGCCCGTACAGCGGCCACAGCGCCGATGTGTTCCGTCGGGCGGCGACGACAACCAGCACCGTCAACCACACCGCAGCCGCCACTGTCAGCGCGTACGACCTCGCCTCGATGCCCGCCCATGTGATCCGTGGCAGGATCGCGAAAACCACGCCGGCGCACACACCTACGGTTCGCGTCGAAAACTGTTTGCCCACAACGACAACACCCGCCGCGGCAATCCCGACGGCAAGACAACTCGATAGCCGCGACCAGAACTCCGTCGCAGGAAAGATCGCGAACCAACCGTGCATCACCAGGTAGTAGAGGCCGTGCACCGCATCGATGTTGTGCAGCAGCCGCCATAGTTCGGGCACCGATCGAGTCGACGCAGAGATCGTCGCCGCTTCGTCGAACCACAGCGACGGCCTGGCCGCACCCGCCGCGGACACCGCAACGGCGAACACCGCCACCATCGCCGGATCGAACCGTCCGGCCCGAACCCGCTCTCGCGGTTGGACGCGCGCGACGCGCAGCGGTCCGGTTGAAAGATCCACCTGCTCGGCCTGCCCCTCTAGTGACGGCAAAACCGTAACTCGTCTCTACGCTGCGCGCTCGGGAAAACCCGCTACGGCCGCATATTTGACGTCGTCGTCGAGATCGGTTCCGACTTTCCTTGGGGCCGTGGCGCGTTCACAAAAGTTGATCTGGGTCACGTCGGCAATGCCGTTGCGACACGGGCGTTCGGCGTAGCAACGGCGTCGCGTCCGTCACTTAAGGTGCGTGTACGGCCCAACCGCCGGTTACCATCGGGTGTTTCCAATTGCGCCCCTGGTCAACGAGCAACAGGTTACTGTCTCGGGTGGCGTTGCAACTGACACTGGGAGGGAATGGATGAGCGGCTACCAGACCATCGTCGTCGGCACGGACGGATCGGATTCGTCACTGCGCGCGGTGGACAAGGCCGGCCAGATCGCCGCAGGGTCGGGTGCCAGGGTGGTCGTCGCGACCGCGTACTTCCCTCAGAGCGAGGATCAGCGCGCCGCCGATGTCCTCAAGGACGAGGGCTACAAGATGGCAGGCAATGCGCCGATCTACGCCATCTTGCGTGAGGCGAAAGACCGGGCGAAGGCCGCCGGTGCCGGCGATGTCGAGGAGAAGGCCGTTGTCGGCGCGCCGGTTGACGCACTCGTCGACCTGGCCGAGGAAGTCAACGCCGATCTACTCGTAGTGGGCAACGTTGGGCTGAGCACCATCGCCGGCCGTCTGCTCGGCTCGGTGCCAGCCAACGTCGCACGCCGGTCCAAGACCGACGTGCTCATCGTGCACACCACTCCTTGATGCGTCCCTGCCGCTGGGTTACGTACTCGACGCCTTCGCGATCTCGCCGATCGCCGCATCCAGTGTCGCGTTGAACTCCTGATCGCTCTGTTGCGCGGTCAGTCCTTCGGTCAGCGCGCGCGAGAAGCTAGCGATGACACCGTTGTTGCGCGCGAGCTTCTCGCACGCCTCGTCGCGGTTGTAACCGCCGGACAGCGCGACCACGCGGACCACCTTCGGGTGCGCAACCAGTTCGCTGTACAGGTTGTCGGTGTCGGGCAGCGTCAGCTTCAGCATGACCGCCTGGTCGTCGGCCAGCTTGTTGACACCATCGAGAAGCGCGGCCTTGAGCTGATCTTCGGCCTCGGCCTTACGCGGGCTGTGGATGTCGACCTCGGGCTCGATGATCGGCACGAGTCCCTTGGCGAGGACCTGCTGGGCCACCTCGAACTGCTGGTCGACGACGGCGTCCAGGCCGGCGCCCGGCAGCTTGATGACCGAGCGTTCCTTGGTACCGAAGATGCCGTTCTCGACCGCGCGGTTCAGCAGCGCGTCGAGGCCAGGCATCGGCTTCATCACCTGTGCGCCCTGGTCCTCGTCGGCGAGGCCCTTGTCGATCTTGAGGAACGGCACGACGTTTTTGACGTTCCAGAGGTAGTCGGCCGACGGCCGCCCGTCGATGGTGCGGTCCATTGTCATCTCGAAGAGGATTGCGCCCATGATGCGGTCGCCGTCGAAGGCCGGGCTGGTGATGATGCGGGTCCGCATCTCGTGCACCAGGTCGAACATTTGCTCGTCGCCGGTGTAGGCGTCCTCGGGGATGCCATAGAGCTTCAGCGCCTTGGGCGTGCTGCCGCCGCTTTGATCAAGTGCCGCAATGAATCCGGCGCCGTTGCGGGCCTTGTCGAATTGTTCGGTGTTCATCCCTTTTCCTTTTCTCACCAACCGCGCTGTTTCCACTCGTCAAGATGCGGGCGTTCCGTCCAGAGCGTGGTGTCGTCCCCGTGCCCCGGGTACACGACGGTCGAATCGCCGTAGACGTCGAACACTCGGTGGGTGACGCCCTCGAGCAGCTGCTCGAAGTCGCCTTCCTTCCACGTCTTGCCGACGCCGCCGGGAAACAGGCAATCGCCGGTGAACAGGTGGGTGGCATCGTCCGCGCCGTTTAAAGCCAGTGCGACGGAGCCAGGAGTGTGGCCCTGCAGATGGATGACGTCGAAGGACAGTTCGCCGATCTTGACGGTGTCGCCATGGGCCAACACGCGCTCGGGCTTCACCGGCAGCGGCTCGGAGTCGAGTTGATGCGCGGCCGTCGGCACTCCGGTGGCCTTGGCGACCTGCTCTAGTGCCAGCCAGTGGTCCTGG from Mycobacterium sp. JS623 encodes:
- a CDS encoding type II toxin-antitoxin system Rv0910 family toxin; this encodes MAKLELSRELSQTPEDAWAHASNLAELGDWLVMHQGWRGEVPAELTPGATLVGVAGAKGLRNRVAWTVREVEPPRLLELTGDGVGGTKYALRMTVSPTSKGCAFTFQLELGGRPLFGPIGAAAARAVKGDIERSIRRFEQLYG
- a CDS encoding alpha/beta fold hydrolase, which codes for MQLAVDRIVRLMDGRSVSYAQYGNPGGFPIVNAHGGLACRLDVAAADAAAAAAGVRLISPDRPGVGRSDPHPGRTIDDWARDVAGLLDLIDVDRFAVMGWSMGGQYAAAVGHALPHRVTRVAIIAGARPLTEPGIFDELPTMDRLLSRAAQRVPWLAAQWFRIMRLAAGAAPTWYGRLAARELGPADGSVLREDGFAAFARMTCQAVRQPAGAVEEYRAWMRPRGFAPEELTVPVDVWAGTRDELVNESWPHRLAARIPNATLNIRDGGHFMAHLHYREIFDALMR
- a CDS encoding universal stress protein; translation: MSGYQTIVVGTDGSDSSLRAVDKAGQIAAGSGARVVVATAYFPQSEDQRAADVLKDEGYKMAGNAPIYAILREAKDRAKAAGAGDVEEKAVVGAPVDALVDLAEEVNADLLVVGNVGLSTIAGRLLGSVPANVARRSKTDVLIVHTTP
- a CDS encoding purine-cytosine permease family protein, yielding MESPAVTRIETRSIDYDPDDERHGKVGHQGPFWFVGNFQPFTLALGFVGPSLGLSLWWSIVAGIAGIAFGTLFMAFHATQGPVLGLPQMIQSRAQFGFRGVLLPLIGTLFTFVGFNVVDVVIIKSGLQSIFGWNPVVVAAAITVIAALLAIFGHDLLHKSFRVLFWISLPLWVILTASVVFGGVTGGPAAPGGFSWVGFLAQFGVAASYNITYAPYVSDYSRYLPRETKPSSIIASVFVGAAGSPAWLIPIGAWMATYLGASDALAGINETGNAAVSYLGGGLAIVSTLVLVATMGLNAYSGMLTVVTALDSLRPVQPTRRLRVVTIVVLAVAWFVMSLLLTNATTALNTTLLIMLYLLVPWTAVNLTDYFFVRRGHYAIADLFTPDGIYGAWSWRGITAFVAGIAAEIPFVVLPYFVGPVAAAMGDADIAFIVGLLVSGLVYVLLTRTLDVSQELALIESHPELADPVG
- a CDS encoding MgtC/SapB family protein; the encoded protein is MQVWLADPPFFGGPGQGTRQLVELFVAFGLTSLIGLEREIQGKSAGVRTQTIVGTAAALILLVSKYGFADVLQDGLVVVDPSRVAAQIVSGIGFLGAGIIIFRRGSVHGLTTAAAVWESAAIGMAAGAGLLLLAVTVTAMHFLIIVGFMPLAKRLSARLAGSITMHVTYDEGRGVMSRLLQACDRHDWQLTDLAADAAGERVTADSAGVLLTLSGRGILAAPTVLAGIDGVTAIRQLDDEAD
- a CDS encoding MFS transporter, with the protein product MTDSAAISTGSWRELLGPKNLGASTVLAGGVALYATNEFLTISLMPSAVADIGGHRFYAWVTTVYLVASVVAATTVHALLIRLGPRLAYLLGLSVFGTGSLACAAAPTMEILLAGRAVQGAAGGLLAGLGYAVINTALPSTLWTKASALVSAMWGVGTLVGPAAGGLFAQFSSWRWAFGVLVILTAAMAALVPIALPARDEADVQGLRIPIPIWSLLLLGAAALSVSVAGIPHDWRATALLLALGAVLVVVFLYVDRRLPAAVLPPSAFGPGPLKWIYLTLGLLMAATMADMYVPLFGQRLAHLTPVAAGFLGAGLAIGWTVGEIGSASLRSERVIRWTVAVAPLVMATGLALAAVTQYEQASFGLVAVWAVALLITGVGVGIAWPHLSAWAMSRVDDPAEGPAAAAAINTVQLICGAFGAGLAGIMVNLTEAGDATPARWLFSAFAALAALGVLASTRSGRTQSTGSRRRRIVAEDSAA
- a CDS encoding 5'-methylthioadenosine/adenosylhomocysteine nucleosidase, whose product is MTIGLICAIPQELAHLRTVLADPRSTHAAHTVFDTGTIDGHEVVLAGSGMGKVNAALVTTLLADRFGCRTIVFTGVAGGLNPRLTIGDIVVADFLIQHDAGMVENERVQTYQPGHVPVINPTDRLGYPVDAELLDRVKQRLVGVSTPGQIVYGTVLSGDQYLNCEATRDRLRSQLGGQAIEMEGGAVAQVCEAFGIPWLVIRALSDLAGGDALFDFTAFVDQAAESSATILRRLLPVL
- a CDS encoding glycosyltransferase family 39 protein gives rise to the protein MDLSTGPLRVARVQPRERVRAGRFDPAMVAVFAVAVSAAGAARPSLWFDEAATISASTRSVPELWRLLHNIDAVHGLYYLVMHGWFAIFPATEFWSRLSSCLAVGIAAAGVVVVGKQFSTRTVGVCAGVVFAILPRITWAGIEARSYALTVAAAVWLTVLVVVAARRNTSALWPLYGLALVVSTVLNVFVVLMVLVHGVVVAVVAKNRAAILRWAAAATVAALLVGPFLMFCRTQIAQVRWISPIHLGTFVEIVQEQYFDHSVGFALLAGAVLAAPLLLRRPWQTGDRQLAGIAVAWIVLPTVVLLLYSVVQQPIYYPRYLCYTSPGMALLLAVCIAELVRTRERVTAVVAAFALAATPNYLLEQRGPYAKEGMDFSQVADVITAHASAGDCLILDNTTTWKPGPIRPLTAARPSAYAKLVDPGRGLRAAQRNWLWDQHLAIWGVADRVQHCRVLWTVSERDTTVPDHQSGQALDPGPRLKRAPAYQVPQHMGFHIVERWQFSFAQVVKSTR
- a CDS encoding DUF899 domain-containing protein, producing the protein MPTTPAGYPDVTTREDWLAARRKLLAREREVTHLRDTVNAERRRLPMVKVDKDYVFEGPDGELRLIDMFEGRPQLYIHHFMWIDAIDRGCPSCTMAADLTFTERDRALLNAKGVTFAAVSRAPYASIARYQAEHGWTFPWYSSRDNDFTYDYHVTLDPARAPIEYNYKSVDELHADGLTDDVLRGDWPGASVFLRRGDEVFHTYSAFARGLDHSAPGYPFLDLTPYGRQEKWEDSPAGWPQGADAVGVPMDE
- a CDS encoding nitrilase-related carbon-nitrogen hydrolase; the encoded protein is MVRIACCQIDPTIGELAANTELIETNIRRAVEAGADVIVLPELATSGYMFADADEARAVALTAAAPTFTKWSAAAGDSIVVGGFCEVGDDERLYNSAVMLDADGVIATYRKTHLWDREKLIFTPGGALPSVVETKHGVIAVMVCYDLEFAELTRPVAVHGAELIAAPVNWPLFPRPEGEHPGEVITAMSTARTNKIAVAVCDRAGVERGQQWTEGTAIVDPNGWVVASAGPGTAMALADIDLALTHDKTLTEHVHLFDDRRIDLY
- a CDS encoding UdgX family uracil-DNA binding protein (This protein belongs to the uracil DNA glycosylase superfamily, members of which act in excision repair of DNA. However, it belongs more specifically to UdgX branch, whose founding member was found to bind uracil in DNA (where it does not belong), without cleaving it, appears to promote DNA repair by a pathway involving RecA, rather than base excision.), giving the protein MSAADFVPDTHDLDTLTEAAHGCKGCDLYLDASQTVFGAGAKDAAMMLVGEQPGDQEDKAGAPFVGPAGKLLDKALIEAGVERDRLYVTNAVKHFKFTLPERGKRRIHKTPSRTEVVACRPWLFAEMMSVEPDVLVLLGATAAKSLMGNDFRLTTHRGEALHLLPTNEMADLDFDPLVTVTVHPSSVLRGPPEDRAKAFDGLVADLRFAAGLVAH